From the genome of Aestuariirhabdus haliotis:
AAGTACCAGAAATTAAAGTTTTTAGGAGCGTAATACTTACTAAGGTGCTCTTCCCACATTTTGGTCGCAGGAAAGCGCGCATCTACCCATGCCATAAAGTCTTTCATTACGCGTTCTCCTCGTCGACGCCGATAATAATGGTGTTGTCATCGAGATAGGAGTAGGGAGGGACCGTTAAGTTAGTCGGTGCAGGAACCCCCTGATAAACTCGGCCGGCCAAGTCAAACTTGGAACCGTGACAAGGACAATGATAACCACCCTGCCAATTCGCCTCAAAATCCATTGGCTTCACTTCGGAGTGCAATTTGGGAGAACACCCCAAATGAGTACAGAGTCCAACCAGAACCAGCAATTCGCTGTTGCGAGAACGATGTTCGTTCTTGGCATAATCAGGTTGCTCTGATTCGTTCGACTGGGGATCGCGTAAGTTACCATCTTGCTTGGGCAGATTATCCAGCATGACCTGCTCACGTCGCAGAACAAATACCGGCTTCCCCCGCCATGCAGCAACAACCTGCTGGCCCATCTCCAGCTTATCAATCTTGACCCTCACCGGCGCGCCAGCGGCTTTCGCTTTGGCACTGGGATTCCAGGAGGCAACAAAAGGGACTGCAGCACCAACCGCACCAACCGCACCAACCGCAGAGGTTGCTCCGATCAGCAGGCGGCGGCGACCCTTATCTACGCCGTCGTTACTCATTAATCTTATCTCCCCATAAGAGCATGTTTATTGCCTGCCCAGGCTCACGGGCAAACAGAGTGAATCCTTTAATAATTCTGTGGGATTCGCAAAATAAATCTTGCGAATGGTAAAGAAAACGGCGCCTTCAAGCAAGCGTACCCCCGGCTCGAGCTGATTCAAATCAACGCAGAGAGATCTCCACAAACACCTCTTCTTTAATGATTCCGCACTCCTTTGCAAAAAAAAAGCGCCCTTCGATAAAAAGGGCGCTTTGGATACCACTTTTGCGAGACTTTTGGTCTCGCAAGGGCAGGTAACCCTTAACGCTTGGAGAACTGAGGACGCTTACGTGCTTTACGCAGACCAACCTTCTTACGCTCAACCTCACGAGCATCACGAGTTACAAACCCGGCTTTACGCAGTGACGGACGAAGCTCTTCGTCGTACTGCATCAGGGCACGAGTAATACCGTGACGAATAGCACCAGCCTGACCAAAACCACCGCCGCCTGCGACAGTAACCTTGATATCAAACTTTTCGGTCAGTTCAACCAGCTCAAGTGGCTGACGAACGATCATGCGAGCAGTTTCGCGACCAAAGTACTCGTCCAGAGGGCGGCCATTTACAGAGATGGCGCCAGAGCCAGACTTGATAAACACACGAGCGGTCGAAGTTTTACGACGACCAGTTCCATAGTATTGAGTGGTAGACATAGCAACGCTTCCCGTTAGATATCCAGAGCCTGAGGTTGTTGAGCGGCATGAGGATGCTCAGCACCCGCATAGACCTTCAGCTTGGCGTGCATAGCACGACCCAGCGGACCTTTAGGCAACATGCCCTTTACGGCCTTCTCGATGATGCGCTCAGGGGCGCGCTCAACCAGCTCATTGAAGTTCATGCTACGCAAACCACCCGGATAACCGGTGTGACGGTAGTACATTTTGTCTTGTGCTTTATTACCGGTTACACGAATCTTCTCGGCATTAACCACAACAATGTAGTCGCCGGTATCGACGTGAGGAGTGTATTCGGCTTTATGCTTGCCGCGCAGGCGGCGTGCGATTTCGGTGGAAAGACGACCAAGCGTCTTGCCAGAGGCATCTACAACGAACCAGTCACGCTTAACTGTTTCTGGCTTTGCACTAAAAGTATTCATCGATTTAAACCTTGCCTAAATGACCAGCCGTGGGTGGCCAGCATCAATTGAAAGACTAACCCGAACCGACTCCCCTATAGGGCGTCCGGCGACGGATTCACTGTCTTAGGGCATATAGTGTAGGAAACGGGAGCGCTATTATACTCAGGCAAGCGCAGAAAAAAAGCCCCTATCTGCTTTTTTTTCCAAGGGTACCGTGCTCTTATAACCTCTTTCGTGACATCTAGTAAGAGGGGACTCCGAATGGAATACGGTTATCTCGGCGCTACAGACTTGAAAATCAGCCGCCTTTGCCTGGGCACCATGACCTGGGGCGAACAGAATAGCGCCGAGGAGGGTTGGCAGCAACTGGATATGGCCATTGAACACGGGATCAACTTTATCGATACCGCCGAACTCTACCCTGTGCCTCCCAAGGCCGAAACCTATACCCGCACCGAAACCATCCTGGGCGAATGGCTTAAACGATTTCCCAAGCGAGAAGATCTGGTGATCGCCAGCAAGGTTTCCGGGCCCGGCGAATGGGTGAGTTATATGAGACACACGGGTGCACGACTCGACAAAAAGAGCATTATCGAAGCCTGTAACGCCAGTCTCAAACGGCTGCAAACCGACTATATCGACCTTTATCAAGTTCACTGGCCTGAACGCAGTACCAATTTCTTTGGCCAACTTGGCTATGAGCATAAGCCTGAAGAGGACGGCTACAGTATTGAGGAAACCCTATCAGCACTTGACGAGCTGGTTTCTTCCGGCAAGGTTCGCCATATTGGTATCTCCAACGAAACTCCCTGGGGCGCCATGGAGTATCTCCGCCAGGCCGAGCGCCATGACTGGCCCAAAGCCGTCAGCATCCAAAACCCCTACAATCTCCTGAACCGTACCTTTGAAGTGGGTCTCGGAGAGTTTGCTCACCGAGAGAATCTGGGGTTGCTGGCCTACTCCCCGCTGGCTTTTGGCGTCCTGAGCGGAAAATACCTGCATGGCGCACGCCCAGCCAAAGGACGCATCACTTTGTTTTCCCGTTTCAGCCGCTACAATAATGAACAAGCCGTTTCGGCAACCGAGGCTTACGTATCTCTGGCCCAGGAAAAAGGCTTGGACCCTGCGCAAATGGCTCTGGCTTACGTAACCAGCCGCCCCTTCGTTGACAGCAATATCATTGGTGCCACCAACCTCGAGCAACTGCAATCAAACCTCAACAGCATCAA
Proteins encoded in this window:
- the petA gene encoding ubiquinol-cytochrome c reductase iron-sulfur subunit, with the protein product MSNDGVDKGRRRLLIGATSAVGAVGAVGAAVPFVASWNPSAKAKAAGAPVRVKIDKLEMGQQVVAAWRGKPVFVLRREQVMLDNLPKQDGNLRDPQSNESEQPDYAKNEHRSRNSELLVLVGLCTHLGCSPKLHSEVKPMDFEANWQGGYHCPCHGSKFDLAGRVYQGVPAPTNLTVPPYSYLDDNTIIIGVDEENA
- a CDS encoding NADP(H)-dependent aldo-keto reductase, translated to MEYGYLGATDLKISRLCLGTMTWGEQNSAEEGWQQLDMAIEHGINFIDTAELYPVPPKAETYTRTETILGEWLKRFPKREDLVIASKVSGPGEWVSYMRHTGARLDKKSIIEACNASLKRLQTDYIDLYQVHWPERSTNFFGQLGYEHKPEEDGYSIEETLSALDELVSSGKVRHIGISNETPWGAMEYLRQAERHDWPKAVSIQNPYNLLNRTFEVGLGEFAHRENLGLLAYSPLAFGVLSGKYLHGARPAKGRITLFSRFSRYNNEQAVSATEAYVSLAQEKGLDPAQMALAYVTSRPFVDSNIIGATNLEQLQSNLNSINLRLDDDTLKAIEQLHRQQPNPAP
- the rpsI gene encoding 30S ribosomal protein S9, giving the protein MSTTQYYGTGRRKTSTARVFIKSGSGAISVNGRPLDEYFGRETARMIVRQPLELVELTEKFDIKVTVAGGGGFGQAGAIRHGITRALMQYDEELRPSLRKAGFVTRDAREVERKKVGLRKARKRPQFSKR
- the rplM gene encoding 50S ribosomal protein L13, translated to MNTFSAKPETVKRDWFVVDASGKTLGRLSTEIARRLRGKHKAEYTPHVDTGDYIVVVNAEKIRVTGNKAQDKMYYRHTGYPGGLRSMNFNELVERAPERIIEKAVKGMLPKGPLGRAMHAKLKVYAGAEHPHAAQQPQALDI